A genomic segment from Aegilops tauschii subsp. strangulata cultivar AL8/78 chromosome 1, Aet v6.0, whole genome shotgun sequence encodes:
- the LOC109739581 gene encoding 1,4-dihydroxy-2-naphthoyl-CoA thioesterase 1 has translation MRYRLPSAVPRLYICWLCSSCSKSTKTTAIRNRAGTPMAGSGESARTSAPSPPGPPPGFGEGAPPDNALHALGFEYTRITGTEVLGRLAVTETCCQPFKILNGGVSALMAESTASIGGYMASGYRRVAGVQLSINHLKPARLGDRIEAKANPIQVGRNVQVWEVQIWLLDPSTSEHKDLVSSARVTLLTNLSTPEEMKSYEKGIKKYAKL, from the exons ATGCGTTATCGTCTTCCTTCCGCCGTTCCGCGTCTTTATATCTGCTGGCTCTGCTCCTCGTGTTCGAAAAGTACAAAAACAACCGCAATCCGCAATCGCGCAGGGACACCGATGGCAGGCTCCGGCGAAAGCGCGAGAACTTCGGCGCCGTCGCCTCCCGGGCCGCCCCCCGGGTTCGGCGAGGGCGCCCCGCCGGACAACGCTCTGCACGCCCTGGGCTTCGAGTACACCCGCATCACCGGGACCGAGGTCCTCGGCCGCCTCGCCGTCACCGAGACCTGCTGCCAG CCCTTCAAGATCCTCAACGGCGGCGTCTCGGCGCTGATGGCGGAGTCAACGGCGAGCATCGGCGGGTACATGGCGTCCGGGTACCGGAGGGTGGCCGGCGTGCAGCTCTCCATCAACCACCTCAAGCCGGCGCGCCTCGGCGACCGCATCGAGGCCAAGGCGAACCCCATCCAGGTCGGCCGCAACGTCCAG GTTTGGGAGGTCCAGATATGGCTGTTGGATCCGTCCACATCGGAGCACAAAGATTTGGTATCATCAGCAAGGGTTACCCTGCTAACCAACTTGTCAACGCCAGAGGAAATGAAGAGCTATGAGAAGGGCATCAAGAAATATGCAAAGCTTTAG